cagaagaaaagaaaacaaaaattggaTTCGTCATTAACGATGAAACGTTATGTTTTTTTCTGAATTCGTAGCAATTGGAACAACAGAAAATCAGAATACAAGAACAAGCTTCAGACAAGTCAAATATGAAGGAAAGTTCTAAACAAGAAGCGGCTCTTGAATcgtcttcctcctcttctgcCTCTATCACTACTATTAATTCCACTATTACCAGCAACATCTCCATCACTACCACTGCCACTACCAATACCACCCCTACCACCGTCACAACTTCCTGCTCTTCTACGTTTTCAGATAATCTTGCACTTTCTCGTCTTGGATCGGTTGAATTGTCATTTCAATCACAGCTCGGATCAGAGCTTTCGCAAGCTTTTCCCGAGtttcaaaatataactgaaggaaaggaaaaaataagacCAGTTTTAGCAACAAATTGCGATACTACAACGTTTATTAATCGTATGTTTCAAATTCGTATGTGTGTTATACGTATCAggaaatcatatttttttattttgtataagcTTGTTGATAATCTTGTATGCAATTTCCTCTCCTTTTGTTCtcttatttttagaaaatgtagCGGGAATAGCTGTAACAAATCTTGAAAATTCACCAATATTACAAGCTGATGAAGCTGGTTCGGTCACGTTGCCCGTTTACTCTGGCGATCAAACACTTACACCGGTATTGTATATCATAGCGCCAAGTTGTcagtaaataaagtaaaagcaGTTCGTTGTAATTACTCTTCGCCATTAAAATCTGTTTTGTTTCGATAGGAAAGTATAcgagaaatagaagaaacttTGAATCAACAGTTTTTTAATATCGGGATGAATCTTAACTTGGGAGGTAATCACTCGAGACATTCGAGTAGTACAAATACGAGTGATTTTAATCATATGAAAGAACAACAGCAACCTGTATTGAAtgttatatatgaaaataacaataacaataactgTAATAGTAACGTAGAATCAGCTGGAGAACATGTATTTTCGACGCAATTAGATTCATTTGAAATGGACCATATTACTTTGCAAGTAAGAtaaagatttctttttctataaattgtcttcgttacagaaaatgtgaaacCAATAAAGATCTTATCTGTTAGTCGGATACTGAAATTGACATTGGACTAGATACAAGAAATTCAACCAGTATGGCGAGTATACTACCTAGGAATGTAAAAGATGAACATCGTCTTTCTGTTTGTGTTACGACACCAGATAGCATAAATGTTGAACAATCAGAAAAGTCTGGTGTGCAAGcggttgtatttgtttcccaGCCAAACTTCTCCAAAAAAGAGAATATAACAAATGAATTTACCGTAGAAGAAACCCAGAAGAACAGTATTCACAAACAATGTATAATCAACCCGATATTTTTTACGTAAGTTttcgttagtttcttttctcaGCTGTCTACTATCTCTACATATATGCTGttctaatatatgtatttatcgCGAACAAATCAGAAACAATTACAGTGAAAACAAATATTCAATTTGCGTAGAGAAGACTTTCGGGGAACATCACAAGATTTCAAGATTCAATCAAATATGCACGCTTTGTCATCCGATGTTCCAGAAATCGTTAAAACCGCTACGGGCAAAATATCCCGTGGACAATCTCTATTACAGTGTCATATGTGTAGCCAACAAGGATTCACGACAGTTGGTTTAAAGgtaaatatctttaaataaataatagatgttttctttcttctcctagTCGTTATTTTCCGCTAATTCGGTCGGTGTGTGTTCTACGTCACATTTAATTGTTGACGTTGTCAAAGTTTAACGAAGACATTCTTTTGGTGCAAGGAACATTTGACAAGCCATCGCGGAACGAAGGAATATCAGTGCACAGAGTGCTCTTCTAAATTTTACACAAATGGTGGATTAAATAGACATTCGAAGATTCATGTCGTCAAGCAGTGAGTGTCGAAACAAATGTTACATTGACatgaattataattgattATTGTACTTTGTTATGTTTTCTTGTAGACCATTTAAATGTTTATCGTGTGAGAAGCAGTTTAACAATAGAATCCAATTGCTATCGCATAGTAAAATTCACGAAACTTCAGTATGGAATGCTTCAGGGATAAATGATAATTCagataattcgacgttttTATCGGAAGTGCATCAACCACGGATTGCAAATGATCATTCAccattacataatattatgataGAACCCGATTCTGCCGTTTCTGAGAAAGTTCTGTTGGATACGGTAGCTGAAAAAGAAGTAATGGATCAAGTGGAAGTAAGTTTCTTATTAGTTGTTGCTACGTTGTGAAGCAAAACGGAACGCTGACAGAGGATTCTTaactgaattttttttatacgtaatatagatTTTGTTGGAAAAGAAGGAACGAAAAGAGTATACaaacaaatgtaaatattgtCCGAAAACTTTTCGCAAACCAAGCGATCTTATAAGACATGTACGCACACACACAGGAGAACGACCATACAAGTGCGATTATTGCAGTAAAAGTTTTGCCGTAAAATGTACTTTAGATTCTCATACAAAAGTTCATACAGGAAAAAAGACATTTCGCTGCCATGTGTGCAATAGTTTATTTGCGACTAAAGGTAGCTTGAAAGTTCACATGCGTTTACATACCGGTAAGTTGAATAATTACTATTCAAGTTTTCGTTCTGGTTAAGAAAGGATGTTCTCATGTTATGTATCGACTATttctttcgtatatttttgtaaattgtttAATGAATTTTGATCAATGTTTTTGAAGGTTCGAAACCATTCAGATGTCCTATATGCGATTCGAGATTTCGAACATCCGGCCATAGGAAAGTACACTTATTGAAACACGCACGCGAACACAAAGACAATCcaaagagaaaacaaaaacaTTTGAAGGTTGCAGTCATAGCTGAAGTAGCGACTGATCTTGAGAAATGTGAcggaaaggaagagaaaatgaataattttgaGCCAAAGCAGCAAATAGCACAGGAACAGCAGCTATCACAGGCAGTTGCAGGATTAACGTCCCATTTAgaggcatatagtattgaaaCAGCTGCTTCCTGTTTAACTgatcaaattaatttcgacACAGAAGGTATCGTATCGAACAACAATCAAACGATTGTGTCCATAAACGAAAACAACCAGTTAGTTACGAATTTGCACTTTCTTCTGACAAATGGTCTTGTTACCATACAAACCGAAGAATCGTTGTTGTCACAATCATCTGCATCACCAGCTAACAATTCGCAGCATCGGCCGGCTGGGGTTCCCGATACTGGGTGTGCACTAACAACACCCAGCGTCGTATCTGATACTAACGAACAACATGCCAAGGATGAAATTCATATAGAACAAATGTTAAAAACGCCAGCAAATAATTGTCTTTTAGCGATATCAACCGTGACACCTTCATTGGAACGACAGCTGGAGCCATTTTCAAAGGTGACTACGGAAGAAACGTTACCAGTAGTAGCCAATAAACCGACGACTAAAGGGAATCCATCGAAAAAGGAATGCGACATTTGTgggaaaatatttacaaaaccGTATCAAGTCGAAAGACATAAACGAATTCATACGGGTGAACGGCCATACAAGTGTGATCTATGTACGAAATCATTTGCCCAAAAGTCAACTCTACAGATGCATCAAAAACATCACACTGGCGATCGACCCTACGCTTGTTCGTACTGTGAATATTCTTTTACGCAGAAAGGCAATCTTCGAACACATGTTAAACGCGTACATCAATTGGATACTGTTGACATCAGGAAATGGAAACGTAATCGTCAATCCTTCCTACCAAAAACATCTCTTCAGGAAAACACGATCGAAGCTAAGAGTCTAAATTTAGACAACATATCGTTTGTAGAGCTGCTTAAATAGTAATATGCATCTGGTACAAAAACTatcattttactttttaattaaattttatgccTTTGACAAAAATTGTTAACTGCGATAGAATGTTGATTAAATTATAGAGACAATAATATTTCGACATTCTTCTTATTTACGTTACTATTtaatatgttaaataattattcgataCTATGtcgcaaataaatataatctgTCGTCGCATCCAATGTATAAAACGTTCGCCGATTTATAtgaaagcaaaaataaatttttaacgtgcaatttcgttttaatattaaaacacaaCTGTTTGATCAAAGTATCATATTAATGTTTGTAATTACATTTTGTTTCAGTTACAGGACAACCATTCggatgatttttataaaaccaACAGGGTTTAGTTTTCATTCGTGGCAATGgtaacttatatttttttgatttttcattaatttttccttctgTTCCAGGTATTCTAAATTCTACCTTTCCTTGAGTAACACGAAATATATAGCTATGATTTTTTAGTAAAGTTTGAAGACCTCCGCATTCTTTTCGCAAATGTATCATAGCTTCTTTAGGAATTGATTCAGCGATTTCACGTAATTCAAGGCATCTACCAGCGTTCCAAAGTTTTTTGGGCGTTCCTTCGATAGTCATAATGCGACCTTCATGAAGTAACTGATTCGATACGATATCAACGATGTTTGCAATTAATGTTTTGTCTAATTGTGTACAATTTCGTACTTTTTCCACTTTGTCCCTTGGCTTAAAGTCACAAGTCCATTCTTCAACTATTTCACTATCGACTGTTTTATCATTCAATTCGTATTTTTGCCGAGTCAAAGTTGTCTTTGTACTTAGCATTTGTTGAATACGATCTTCGAGTTCTTTAACCTCTTCGGGCGTCCTTTCCCATCCAATTAGGCATATTCGTTTCGTAGAGGGAATTCTTAATTTATCAAGATGTGTTGTAAAACCACATTGGACGCATATACTTCTCACATAATCAATGTACTCCGAATATTGACTTTTCGCGGCACTGTACCTTTGATACTTTGCGCCATTAAGTTCATACGGACAACAgggtaataaaaagaaacgacaGTTGTTAGAGCTACGTGCAGCAATTATCGGAATCCATGGTGTTAACTCGTCTGAATGGTTTCCTATGATCCAGTCTACTTCCGGATATACAGTCGTAGACGATGGAACAACGGTAGAAACCTGTACAAAACGTTTCGGTAAATTTAATTAGTCGATTGTAAGATTGAAGATACGTAATCACgtatataagataaaataagtTGCTATTAATATctgaataatttctataaataatacttATACATACTTGCAATGGAGTTTCAGATGGGTATAAATCCCATATTTTCCTCCTTCGCAAATCAATTCCCAATCCGCGGTGACCTTCGTTAAATAGGATGTGCACGAGTAAACCATTACCGCATCCCAAATCGAGAAacgattgtaaattattagttttcttttcaaatctctctttctcccacAATAACAGTAAATAGGCAGCAATTGCAATATCCTCATAAACAAATTTCGTTGGATCTGTACTTTCAGGCCAGTTCTTTATCAGTTTCGTACCATATTTCTCTTTCAACTTACAATACAATTGTGCATATTTTTCAGCTGATACGAGATTCAATGAAGTCAATGGGATCGATGTTCTTTCCGAGTCACTGCTTCTTGCCCATTTCAGAATACATGGGAAAAGTTTCTGCTTTAACCATTCAATGCTCAAATCggatataatgttattctCTCCATAGACACTAAGGGATGTATAACCGTCTGTTCCTTGTTGTAACATAAATGCTATTTTAGCACCAAGAGATTGTTTATGCGAGAGAAAGGGTTTGTGGACATTTATTATGCAACTCTCTTCATTAttggataaaaaaaattcaataccAGCGGAAAATATATGTGGCATACGTGGCAATTGTTTTGCCACATATAAGTGAATCTTCCTTTTGGCTGTAATAGCCGCCTGATCAGAAATGTGTAGTACTTCTAGTAATTTTATGTTATCAATGTTGTCTTTTTGATGATCTGTACTTAAAGTTGAAATATCCAGGGTATTAATACGCTGAAAAATTTGGAAGATATCGCAGCTAGTTTCGATATCCAGTATTTCAATAGATGCAAGAATTCTACGGTTTACAGTTTGAGGATTACGACGCCATATACTAATGGCTTTGAAAAATTGTGACTCATTAATTCCACTTTGATCACGTATTATGGTTTTGAAATCCATATTTTACATGATACAATTGCAAATCCTTTCTTTGGAGGATAACTTATAGAACGCATCTACGATGTGAATACTATCTTTATATGCTTGTTAGTCTGTTTGTTTACTTGTTTCTCTCGGCTTTGTGTACTAAAAATCACATTAAAACACAGATAATtagaatatgtaaaaaaaaagaaggaaggaagaagatgGTAAGCAttcacaaaatatatatttataatattgatattgatatacCTTTTTAATAATCCATTCTGCATCTTCTACTGCCTTTTTCATAATTTGCTGAATACGCTCCTCATCTGGTTCGATTAAATGCTGTTTAAAACTCTGCAAGCATCAGAGTACAAaaccaattattattaaataattaaatgtactTGAAGATCAAGTTAATCACATGTTcggtatgtaaatattaaatattttaccgtATAACCTAAACGTTTTATTGTTTATGATTGAAGGTAGTTAATTTGATCTCCAAATGTGTTTGTTAATGTGAAAATTGTTATACGATTTACCTGCTTAACCGAATGTCTATAAAATCCTTGTGCTTCTGTTGGTAATCTTTCACATTCTCGCagcaaaaatttgtataactgTTTCGGCGATTTTAGAGCTGCTTCTCGTAACTTTGTACTTGCCATTTTAGTGAAAAGTTGGAGGAAGTATAGAgaaaaacaataattattaaatattaagaataatatattgtGTAATTTTATGTAAGAATGTTAAGAAAAACGAAGTTGTACGATTATTTACGATTTACTTTCTTTCATcctattttaattgaaattaatacgaTGATAGAACAAGGAAAGAAGCCCCTAGTATAGCGTAATATCATTGGAcggttttttaatttaataaaagtggtaacataaaaagaagattataATTAGTACAATATAATTAGTAAACTCAAGCGACTTTGTATAATGACatgtgtatttttaatatataaatatatcaaagaGTAAAAATATAGTCATAAATTctcttataacgatatgtatatacatatgtacacagGTAAAAGTTAAGTTTGAAGGCGCTGCGTAGCATCCTCTAGCAGTATTGTATATAGATAATACacaaataattgttaatagtGAGATTAAAGCGTTATGATAAATTTACATCGATACAAGgtagtaaaaattttattaaaatgttatcgAACAAACATAATTCGGTTGAAAAGTAGTGGAAAGCATCCTACTGCTGGAATAATCGGTAATATTGCGTATACACTTTACTAATATCATATATTTGGACATACCGCTTTTCTTACTGTTaagttcattttattttacttagtAATCGgagatgaaattttaaaagcaCAAGTAAAAGATACCAATTGTTTTTATGCGTGTAAGCTGCTTTATAAGCATGGAGTCAAGGTTCAGAAAGTAGGTATAACTTAATCCATGATGTCTACAGTTTATCTGTCAAGTATTGTTGTTTTCTAttaatactattttttattttaattgtctATTCTTAGACTGCGGTCGTACGAGACAATCTTGAAGATATTTCCAAAGAGATAAAATACTTTTCTAAAATGTTCAATTATGTTTTTACATCCGGCGGTATAGGACCAACTCACGATGATGTTACATATGAAGGTAAAATATAGtctgaa
This DNA window, taken from Bombus fervidus isolate BK054 chromosome 14, iyBomFerv1, whole genome shotgun sequence, encodes the following:
- the LOC139993964 gene encoding uncharacterized protein isoform X1 encodes the protein MLTRHSVVTESSSHVDTIPINLVATEDGRTLLAVTEHKDGMLEIVATPVMLVGQSEAASPLVDVKNFNGNLILHSPVFQISVEDIVNESELQQSTQNFETEPNSIDQIKLQSCRELTCKETVTQEYQSLSSNDSVASEKDGKICKQKPINTSVKKNSPGRPKKNKAISLQVIQDTDSLTCDICHQEFGKQTLYRKHMENHAEEKPHRCPKCSASFNVPTNFTLHMATHNTGEPKCPECGKKFARMASLKSHMLLHEKEENLFCTECEDAFSTKTQLDAHLKLHGEKWTIEEVRKCKLCNKQFSQPALYRLHIREHYRLQTKVVKQTKRGTKHKTMYKCTICLKSFQKPSQLMRHIRVHTGEKPFKCTDCGRAFTQKSSLQIHTWQHNGIRPHACEFCNAKFSQKGNLNAHIMRVHNVPEGEPIYGCSYCSCVFKKLGSLNGHMKRMHTDVNEENTINDNTHSSNSVESDIRATVDSVITQLASLESDIHQTTESSNFEPRLLSENVTKKDILQQALKNSGLPSKNKIASEEIKKFGTRVNFVTLLDRAPDGDTRKYLTIKQRCVGNVRWYACTFCHKEFKKPSDLIRHLRVHTQEKPFKCTHCYRSFALKSTMIAHERTHSSVKRYACGSCEKAFVCHSSLIAHTRSHAKSENCSNKTTDNDKDPDTYAVIDADIYPTDQLKNQIKGKLKLSPEVESLVPQVILQEPLVISDTGNKISVVSSGKEKRAYDTSTDQARPHKCWICQAAFRKISHLKQHHRRHTGERPYKCTKCDRRFTSNSVLKSHLHTHEDSRPYGCSLCNAKFSTQSSMKRHLVTHSNKRPFMCPYCHKTFKTYVNCRKHMKIHKHELAQRQLEQQKIRIQEQASDKSNMKESSKQEAALESSSSSSASITTINSTITSNISITTTATTNTTPTTVTTSCSSTFSDNLALSRLGSVELSFQSQLGSELSQAFPEFQNITEGKEKIRPVLATNCDTTTFINQNVAGIAVTNLENSPILQADEAGSVTLPVYSGDQTLTPESIREIEETLNQQFFNIGMNLNLGGNHSRHSSSTNTSDFNHMKEQQQPVLNVIYENNNNNNCNSNVESAGEHVFSTQLDSFEMDHITLQSDTEIDIGLDTRNSTSMASILPRNVKDEHRLSVCVTTPDSINVEQSEKSGVQAVVFVSQPNFSKKENITNEFTVEETQKNSIHKQCIINPIFFTEDFRGTSQDFKIQSNMHALSSDVPEIVKTATGKISRGQSLLQCHMCSQQGFTTVGLKEHLTSHRGTKEYQCTECSSKFYTNGGLNRHSKIHVVKQPFKCLSCEKQFNNRIQLLSHSKIHETSVWNASGINDNSDNSTFLSEVHQPRIANDHSPLHNIMIEPDSAVSEKVLLDTVAEKEVMDQVEILLEKKERKEYTNKCKYCPKTFRKPSDLIRHVRTHTGERPYKCDYCSKSFAVKCTLDSHTKVHTGKKTFRCHVCNSLFATKGSLKVHMRLHTGSKPFRCPICDSRFRTSGHRKVHLLKHAREHKDNPKRKQKHLKVAVIAEVATDLEKCDGKEEKMNNFEPKQQIAQEQQLSQAVAGLTSHLEAYSIETAASCLTDQINFDTEGIVSNNNQTIVSINENNQLVTNLHFLLTNGLVTIQTEESLLSQSSASPANNSQHRPAGVPDTGCALTTPSVVSDTNEQHAKDEIHIEQMLKTPANNCLLAISTVTPSLERQLEPFSKVTTEETLPVVANKPTTKGNPSKKECDICGKIFTKPYQVERHKRIHTGERPYKCDLCTKSFAQKSTLQMHQKHHTGDRPYACSYCEYSFTQKGNLRTHVKRVHQLDTVDIRKWKRNRQSFLPKTSLQENTIEAKSLNLDNISFVELLK
- the LOC139993964 gene encoding uncharacterized protein isoform X3 — its product is MLTRHSVVTESSSHVDTIPINLVATEDGRTLLAVTEHKDGMLEIVATPVMLVGQSEAASPLVDPVFQISVEDIVNESELQQSTQNFETEPNSIDQIKLQSCRELTCKETVTQEYQSLSSNDSVASEKDGKICKQKPINTSVKKNSPGRPKKNKAISLQVIQDTDSLTCDICHQEFGKQTLYRKHMENHAEEKPHRCPKCSASFNVPTNFTLHMATHNTGEPKCPECGKKFARMASLKSHMLLHEKEENLFCTECEDAFSTKTQLDAHLKLHGEKWTIEEVRKCKLCNKQFSQPALYRLHIREHYRLQTKVVKQTKRGTKHKTMYKCTICLKSFQKPSQLMRHIRVHTGEKPFKCTDCGRAFTQKSSLQIHTWQHNGIRPHACEFCNAKFSQKGNLNAHIMRVHNVPEGEPIYGCSYCSCVFKKLGSLNGHMKRMHTDVNEENTINDNTHSSNSVESDIRATVDSVITQLASLESDIHQTTESSNFEPRLLSENVTKKDILQQALKNSGLPSKNKIASEEIKKFGTRVNFVTLLDRAPDGDTRKYLTIKQRCVGNVRWYACTFCHKEFKKPSDLIRHLRVHTQEKPFKCTHCYRSFALKSTMIAHERTHSSVKRYACGSCEKAFVCHSSLIAHTRSHAKSENCSNKTTDNDKDPDTYAVIDADIYPTDQLKNQIKGKLKLSPEVESLVPQVILQEPLVISDTGNKISVVSSGKEKRAYDTSTDQARPHKCWICQAAFRKISHLKQHHRRHTGERPYKCTKCDRRFTSNSVLKSHLHTHEDSRPYGCSLCNAKFSTQSSMKRHLVTHSNKRPFMCPYCHKTFKTYVNCRKHMKIHKHELAQRQLEQQKIRIQEQASDKSNMKESSKQEAALESSSSSSASITTINSTITSNISITTTATTNTTPTTVTTSCSSTFSDNLALSRLGSVELSFQSQLGSELSQAFPEFQNITEGKEKIRPVLATNCDTTTFINQNVAGIAVTNLENSPILQADEAGSVTLPVYSGDQTLTPESIREIEETLNQQFFNIGMNLNLGGNHSRHSSSTNTSDFNHMKEQQQPVLNVIYENNNNNNCNSNVESAGEHVFSTQLDSFEMDHITLQSDTEIDIGLDTRNSTSMASILPRNVKDEHRLSVCVTTPDSINVEQSEKSGVQAVVFVSQPNFSKKENITNEFTVEETQKNSIHKQCIINPIFFTEDFRGTSQDFKIQSNMHALSSDVPEIVKTATGKISRGQSLLQCHMCSQQGFTTVGLKEHLTSHRGTKEYQCTECSSKFYTNGGLNRHSKIHVVKQPFKCLSCEKQFNNRIQLLSHSKIHETSVWNASGINDNSDNSTFLSEVHQPRIANDHSPLHNIMIEPDSAVSEKVLLDTVAEKEVMDQVEILLEKKERKEYTNKCKYCPKTFRKPSDLIRHVRTHTGERPYKCDYCSKSFAVKCTLDSHTKVHTGKKTFRCHVCNSLFATKGSLKVHMRLHTGSKPFRCPICDSRFRTSGHRKVHLLKHAREHKDNPKRKQKHLKVAVIAEVATDLEKCDGKEEKMNNFEPKQQIAQEQQLSQAVAGLTSHLEAYSIETAASCLTDQINFDTEGIVSNNNQTIVSINENNQLVTNLHFLLTNGLVTIQTEESLLSQSSASPANNSQHRPAGVPDTGCALTTPSVVSDTNEQHAKDEIHIEQMLKTPANNCLLAISTVTPSLERQLEPFSKVTTEETLPVVANKPTTKGNPSKKECDICGKIFTKPYQVERHKRIHTGERPYKCDLCTKSFAQKSTLQMHQKHHTGDRPYACSYCEYSFTQKGNLRTHVKRVHQLDTVDIRKWKRNRQSFLPKTSLQENTIEAKSLNLDNISFVELLK
- the LOC139993964 gene encoding uncharacterized protein isoform X2, encoding MLTRHSVVTESSSHVDTIPINLVATEDGRTLLAVTEHKDGMLEIVATPVMLVGQSEAASPLVDVKNFNGNLILHSPVFQISVEDIVNESELQQSTQNFETEPNSIDQIKLQSCRELTCKETVTQEYQSLSSNDSVASEKDGKICKQKPINTSVKKNSPGRPKKNKAISLQDTDSLTCDICHQEFGKQTLYRKHMENHAEEKPHRCPKCSASFNVPTNFTLHMATHNTGEPKCPECGKKFARMASLKSHMLLHEKEENLFCTECEDAFSTKTQLDAHLKLHGEKWTIEEVRKCKLCNKQFSQPALYRLHIREHYRLQTKVVKQTKRGTKHKTMYKCTICLKSFQKPSQLMRHIRVHTGEKPFKCTDCGRAFTQKSSLQIHTWQHNGIRPHACEFCNAKFSQKGNLNAHIMRVHNVPEGEPIYGCSYCSCVFKKLGSLNGHMKRMHTDVNEENTINDNTHSSNSVESDIRATVDSVITQLASLESDIHQTTESSNFEPRLLSENVTKKDILQQALKNSGLPSKNKIASEEIKKFGTRVNFVTLLDRAPDGDTRKYLTIKQRCVGNVRWYACTFCHKEFKKPSDLIRHLRVHTQEKPFKCTHCYRSFALKSTMIAHERTHSSVKRYACGSCEKAFVCHSSLIAHTRSHAKSENCSNKTTDNDKDPDTYAVIDADIYPTDQLKNQIKGKLKLSPEVESLVPQVILQEPLVISDTGNKISVVSSGKEKRAYDTSTDQARPHKCWICQAAFRKISHLKQHHRRHTGERPYKCTKCDRRFTSNSVLKSHLHTHEDSRPYGCSLCNAKFSTQSSMKRHLVTHSNKRPFMCPYCHKTFKTYVNCRKHMKIHKHELAQRQLEQQKIRIQEQASDKSNMKESSKQEAALESSSSSSASITTINSTITSNISITTTATTNTTPTTVTTSCSSTFSDNLALSRLGSVELSFQSQLGSELSQAFPEFQNITEGKEKIRPVLATNCDTTTFINQNVAGIAVTNLENSPILQADEAGSVTLPVYSGDQTLTPESIREIEETLNQQFFNIGMNLNLGGNHSRHSSSTNTSDFNHMKEQQQPVLNVIYENNNNNNCNSNVESAGEHVFSTQLDSFEMDHITLQSDTEIDIGLDTRNSTSMASILPRNVKDEHRLSVCVTTPDSINVEQSEKSGVQAVVFVSQPNFSKKENITNEFTVEETQKNSIHKQCIINPIFFTEDFRGTSQDFKIQSNMHALSSDVPEIVKTATGKISRGQSLLQCHMCSQQGFTTVGLKEHLTSHRGTKEYQCTECSSKFYTNGGLNRHSKIHVVKQPFKCLSCEKQFNNRIQLLSHSKIHETSVWNASGINDNSDNSTFLSEVHQPRIANDHSPLHNIMIEPDSAVSEKVLLDTVAEKEVMDQVEILLEKKERKEYTNKCKYCPKTFRKPSDLIRHVRTHTGERPYKCDYCSKSFAVKCTLDSHTKVHTGKKTFRCHVCNSLFATKGSLKVHMRLHTGSKPFRCPICDSRFRTSGHRKVHLLKHAREHKDNPKRKQKHLKVAVIAEVATDLEKCDGKEEKMNNFEPKQQIAQEQQLSQAVAGLTSHLEAYSIETAASCLTDQINFDTEGIVSNNNQTIVSINENNQLVTNLHFLLTNGLVTIQTEESLLSQSSASPANNSQHRPAGVPDTGCALTTPSVVSDTNEQHAKDEIHIEQMLKTPANNCLLAISTVTPSLERQLEPFSKVTTEETLPVVANKPTTKGNPSKKECDICGKIFTKPYQVERHKRIHTGERPYKCDLCTKSFAQKSTLQMHQKHHTGDRPYACSYCEYSFTQKGNLRTHVKRVHQLDTVDIRKWKRNRQSFLPKTSLQENTIEAKSLNLDNISFVELLK
- the LOC139993971 gene encoding probable tRNA (uracil-O(2)-)-methyltransferase encodes the protein MDFKTIIRDQSGINESQFFKAISIWRRNPQTVNRRILASIEILDIETSCDIFQIFQRINTLDISTLSTDHQKDNIDNIKLLEVLHISDQAAITAKRKIHLYVAKQLPRMPHIFSAGIEFFLSNNEESCIINVHKPFLSHKQSLGAKIAFMLQQGTDGYTSLSVYGENNIISDLSIEWLKQKLFPCILKWARSSDSERTSIPLTSLNLVSAEKYAQLYCKLKEKYGTKLIKNWPESTDPTKFVYEDIAIAAYLLLLWEKERFEKKTNNLQSFLDLGCGNGLLVHILFNEGHRGLGIDLRRRKIWDLYPSETPLQVSTVVPSSTTVYPEVDWIIGNHSDELTPWIPIIAARSSNNCRFFLLPCCPYELNGAKYQRYSAAKSQYSEYIDYVRSICVQCGFTTHLDKLRIPSTKRICLIGWERTPEEVKELEDRIQQMLSTKTTLTRQKYELNDKTVDSEIVEEWTCDFKPRDKVEKVRNCTQLDKTLIANIVDIVSNQLLHEGRIMTIEGTPKKLWNAGRCLELREIAESIPKEAMIHLRKECGGLQTLLKNHSYIFRVTQGKVEFRIPGTEGKINEKSKKYKLPLPRMKTKPCWFYKNHPNGCPVTETKCNYKH
- the LOC139993981 gene encoding LYR motif-containing protein 9-like produces the protein MASTKLREAALKSPKQLYKFLLRECERLPTEAQGFYRHSVKQSFKQHLIEPDEERIQQIMKKAVEDAEWIIKKYTKPRETSKQTD